The DNA sequence TAACAATAATAATCTTAAAATTCAATTACTTAAAAGGGGAAAAGGAGAATAGAATTAATATTTATTAGAAAAGAGGAGTATCTATGATCAGTAAAAATAGTAGTATGTTTTTAGGAGGCGCTAAAAAAGGGATTCCTATATTAATAGGATTTATACCTATTTCAACTGCATTTGCAGTTATTGCTCTGCAAGCAAAGCTTACACCCTTAGAAGTTGTTTTAATGTCAATTATGTTATTAGCAGGAGCAAGTCAGCTGATGGCAGTAAATATGTTAGCTATAGGGGCTGGCAGTATAGAAATTATTATTGCTACATTTATTATCAATATGAGACACCTTATTATGAGTATCTATGTCATGAATAGGTTAAAGGAGATACCTAGGCCTTTAAAGTTAATATTAGCATTCGGAGTTACTGATGAAACATTTGGAATCATGTCTATGGAAGATGAAGAGCATTGTAATCAATACTTTTTTAGTGGGCTAGCAGCCGTTACTTATGGCGCATGGATTGGAGGAACTATATTAGGAATAGTGGTTAATAATGTTATTCCAACTCATATATGTTCGAGTATGTCAATTGCTTTATATGCCATGTTCATTGGACTACTAATGCCTAATATGCACAAGAACCATAAGGTTGCTTATGTTGTAGGGATCAGTATAGCTCTGAACATTATATTTAGCCTTATTTTAACACCGAGTTGGGCAGTTGTTTTTGCGACACTATTTGGAGGGGTTATAGGCTCTAAACTATTAGGAAGGGAAGAGAAGAATGAGCATAAAAATATCAATAGTATTAATGATTTTGGGGATGTCAATAGCAACATACATTCCTAGGGGGTTGCCGGCTATGTTATTAGATAAAGTGCGTATATCTCCTAAGATAGAAAGTGTATTATCTGCAATTCCTTATGCTGCATTAGGGGTATTGATATTTCCAGGTATTTTGTCTGTAGACACTGAAAATCCCATAGTTGGGATTTTAGGAGGAGGCATTGCACTAATATTATCTTATTTTAAACTAAATATCACTTATGTGATAGGTGGAGCAGTTTTGAGTGTGGTGTTTATAAAAGCATTTAATATGGTGTAATAGAGTTAATAATTATTCAGATATCATTTTATTTGCCAGAAGTTTGTAAAGGGAAGAAAATGATAAACTCAGAGCCTTCTCCTACAGCGCTATTAATAGTTATTGAAGCATCATGTATATCAGCTATCCATTTGGCAATAGCCAAACCAAGACCGGTCCCACCGCTATGTTTATCTCGTGATTCTTCGGCTTTATAAAATCTTTCGAAAAGATGGGGAAGATGTTCATTTGCAATACCTATACCTGTATCTTTGACAGAGAGCAACACGTTTTTAGAAGTATTTACGGAGTAGAGCGTGATGGAGCCGCTTTCAGGTGTGTATTTGATAGCGTTATCAACGAGTATTCGAATGAGTTCTTTGATAAGATGACTATCACCTAGTATCAAAACCTCTTCATCAGCTTTGCAGATTAGTTCATGCTCATCATCTATAAAGGAAGTTTCTTTTGCAACTTGTTTGATAATATCTGATAAGTTGAGGACTTCTTTGGCTATCTTTAATGTGTTTCTATCACTTCTAGCCAGGAAGAGAAGTTGTTCTACGAGCTGTTTCATATTTTTAGTTTCTGATTTTATAGACTCAATACTTTCTTCTAATATTTTAGGATCATCTTTTCCCCATCTATCTAGAAGATCAGCGTAGCCTTCGATAACTGCAATAGGTGTTCTAAGTTCGTGAGAAGCATCAGAGACAAACTGTTTTTGCCTTTCGACAAATACTTCTAAGCGGTTCATCATTTGATTAAAAGTGATTGCAAGGTCTTTTAATTCATCTTTAGCACCATTGGTGCTTAAACGTTCTTTGATGCCATCTTCCTTAATGCTTTTTACCTTTTTAGTCATAAGGGTAAGCGGTTCTAACATTTTTTTTACAACCATTCTTCCAAAAATCAAAAAAAGCGTGATAGATACAAAGATAGATATACCTGCTATCCAACCAAAGTAGATAATCAGCTTATTGTTTTCAAGAAGATGATCACTTGAATGATTAAGGAGCAGGGCGAAGCTTATACCATATGTTAATGTGAAAAGCAAAAGATAGAGAAAGGCGTATACGAGATTAATTTTAAAAGCTATAGAAAAACGTATTTTATTAAAAAAAGTACCGAGCATTTTAAAAAAACTTATCACCGCATAGTTTAAGAGTGCAAGGAGAAGTTTAAAGGTAAAGACAATCCCCGTTCCTATCCATTTGAAAAAATTTATGATATGACTACGCATCTTTTATTTGATACCCCATTCCTCTAACAGTATAGATAATTTTTTCTTCAAACTTTTGATCTATTTTACT is a window from the Cellulosilyticum sp. I15G10I2 genome containing:
- a CDS encoding AzlC family ABC transporter permease, yielding MISKNSSMFLGGAKKGIPILIGFIPISTAFAVIALQAKLTPLEVVLMSIMLLAGASQLMAVNMLAIGAGSIEIIIATFIINMRHLIMSIYVMNRLKEIPRPLKLILAFGVTDETFGIMSMEDEEHCNQYFFSGLAAVTYGAWIGGTILGIVVNNVIPTHICSSMSIALYAMFIGLLMPNMHKNHKVAYVVGISIALNIIFSLILTPSWAVVFATLFGGVIGSKLLGREEKNEHKNINSINDFGDVNSNIHS
- a CDS encoding AzlD domain-containing protein yields the protein MLLDKVRISPKIESVLSAIPYAALGVLIFPGILSVDTENPIVGILGGGIALILSYFKLNITYVIGGAVLSVVFIKAFNMV
- a CDS encoding sensor histidine kinase, with protein sequence MRSHIINFFKWIGTGIVFTFKLLLALLNYAVISFFKMLGTFFNKIRFSIAFKINLVYAFLYLLLFTLTYGISFALLLNHSSDHLLENNKLIIYFGWIAGISIFVSITLFLIFGRMVVKKMLEPLTLMTKKVKSIKEDGIKERLSTNGAKDELKDLAITFNQMMNRLEVFVERQKQFVSDASHELRTPIAVIEGYADLLDRWGKDDPKILEESIESIKSETKNMKQLVEQLLFLARSDRNTLKIAKEVLNLSDIIKQVAKETSFIDDEHELICKADEEVLILGDSHLIKELIRILVDNAIKYTPESGSITLYSVNTSKNVLLSVKDTGIGIANEHLPHLFERFYKAEESRDKHSGGTGLGLAIAKWIADIHDASITINSAVGEGSEFIIFFPLQTSGK